In Periplaneta americana isolate PAMFEO1 chromosome 3, P.americana_PAMFEO1_priV1, whole genome shotgun sequence, the following are encoded in one genomic region:
- the wuho gene encoding tRNA (guanine-N(7)-)-methyltransferase non-catalytic subunit wdr4, translated as MANLVVNKNILLVTCATKAITLSTEEHHTFKLLEFPVRNSKFTKNTLGGEEDSRAASDTVSVVVAGDVSVCGRLIVLCTSDKLVTLWLVSDSSVLSRRLSARVASKVRFMPSGQAIVLADKAGDAYRFSVEKPHEEGKLLLGHLSMLLDILVSPDEKYVITCDRDEKIRVSKYPNTYTIHSYCLGHEEFITGLSFLPNDNSVLISVSGDGTLRFWDYRRGSQLIVVDCSNDIYKEREVLKNSKLDDEGCTIPIKLITACKMDINSSLVCCCMSKILGCLVYRVCGVLENITTNLVQILTLPAEPWDISLNSYQLWIIEPVEKEPLCIFLWDSECCQFVFCSEPKLLSILSQINSRWDLFQGVIPTTILPQLYKRKFDNLQVYQERKKLRLSGICSSSCTNMSTH; from the coding sequence ATGGCCAACTTGGTggttaataaaaacatattactTGTAACATGTGCTACAAAGGCAATAACCTTGAGCACCGAAGAACATCATACTTTTAAATTATTGGAATTTCCGGTTAGAAATAGTAAATTCACGAAGAATACATTAGGCGGTGAGGAAGATAGTAGGGCTGCTTCTGATACAGTGTCTGTCGTAGTAGCTGGAGATGTGTCGGTATGTGGAAGATTGATTGTATTATGTACAAGCGATAAGCTTGTGACTTTATGGTTGGTAAGTGATAGTTCAGTTTTGAGTCGTCGCTTATCTGCACGTGTTGCAAGTAAAGTGAGATTCATGCCATCAGGACAAGCTATTGTTTTGGCAGACAAAGCGGGTGATGCGTACAGGTTTTCGGTTGAGAAACCTCATGAAGAAGGAAAACTGTTATTAGGTCATCTTTCTATGCTTCTAGATATATTGGTCTCTCCAGATGAGAAATATGTAATAACATGTGATCGTGATGAGAAGATAAGAGTGTCAAAGTATCCAAATACGTACACTATTCATTCATACTGTCTTGGACACGAGGAATTCATTACAGGATTATCTTTTCTCCCAAATGATAACTCTGTTTTGATCTCAGTCTCAGGAGATGGAACTTTACGATTCTGGGATTACAGAAGAGGATCTCAACTCATAGTTGTTGACTGTAGTAATGACATATATAAAGAAAGAGAAGTCCTAAAAAATAGTAAACTAGATGACGAAGGTTGCACAATACCAATTAAATTAATCACTGCTTGCAAAATGGACATTAATTCGTCATTAGTTTGTTGTTGTATGTCAAAAATTTTGGGCTGTCTTGTGTACAGAGTGTGTGGTGTATTAGAGAATATTACAACTAATTTGGTTCAGATTCTGACACTGCCAGCAGAGCCATGGGATATCTCACTAAATTCCTATCAGCTATGGATTATAGAGCCTGTAGAAAAAGAAcctctgtgtatatttttgtgggaCAGTGAATGTTGTCAGTTTGTGTTTTGCAGTGAGCCAAAGCTGTTGTCAATTTTATCTCAGATAAACAGCAGGTGGGATCTATTTCAGGGCGTTATCCCAACAACAATTCTACCTCAACTTTACAAACGAAAGTTTGACAACCTTCAGGTTtatcaagaaagaaagaagttgAGGCTAAGTGGAATATGTTCATCATCTTGTACTAACATGTCGACTCattag